The following is a genomic window from Pseudomonas purpurea.
GTATCGGCGTGGCCAACCCGGGGGCGCCGATTGCCAGTGAGCATCTGCCGCGATTGTTCGAGCGGTTTTATCGGGTCGACGCCTCACGCAGCAACAGCGGCAACAACCACGGGTTGGGGCTGGCGATCGTCAAGGCGATTGCGTTGATGCATGGCGGGGATGTGTTTGCGCGCAGTGATGACGGGGTTAACACGTTCGGTATTTATCTACCGGTTTAGCGCTATCCCTGTGGCGAGCACGCTTGCTCGCGCCGGGCTGCGAAGCGGCCCCAATTAATCCAGCCGCGATTCAACAGGCATATATTGAAGACTGGTTTACGACTGCTGCGCAGCCGAACGGGAGCAAGCTCCCTCGCCACAAAAGCCCCTCGCCACAGGTCGACGTGACTATTGCTAATGGCGCAACAGTCCTTTCTGCAATCCGCTCTTTTTCGAAACACCGAAGACCTTTACTTTTGCCGCACCAAACAGCACTTGCCAAGCAAGAAGGTCTTTAAACATGTCCAACAGTATGGGTATTGCCAGCGCTTTTGTTTTGTCTTCGTTGTTGATGTCGCCGTTCGTCATGGCTGAAGAGTCGCCTGCCTTTATCGCGCAAAACGCCGCGCGGGCCGACGCCTTCGAAAAGTCCCGGGCAGAACTGACCGCCAAGGCGCAAAACGCTGTGCAACCCCAGCAAACATCCGTCAATCACACTCAACCCCAGGTTGAGAAAGACAGCTGATCCGCCACACCCCTTAGTTTCCCTCGACACTTCACGGGGCTCTTTCCCTGATGAAGTTGTCTTCAAGCCGCTGCTGTCAGCGGCTTTTTTTCGTTGTGTAATACGTGTTCATCTTCTCTAACAAGAAACTGGCCACTGCAAACACTGCTCAGTTAAAAGAATAAAGTTCGTTAAAGACCCAAGGAGCTGTACCCCACGTGAGTATCACTTTAAAACTCAGCCCGTTGTTCATTGCAATGACCGCAATGATGGCTGCCAGTACCCAAGCGGCTGAAACCTCAACAAGCGAAGGTTTCGTTGAAGGCTCCAGCCTCAAGTTGACCGCACGCAACTACTACATGAACCGCAACCGTTTGCAGCGAACCGACGACAACATCGAATGGGGCCAGGGCTTCATCGGGATTTTCGAATCCGGTTACACCCAGGGCACGGTCGGCTTCGGTATTGACGCCAACGCCATGCTCGGGCTCAAACTCGACGGCGGTGGCGGCACCGACGGCTCGAGCATCCTGCCGGTCGGCAGCGGCAACGGCAAAGCCCCGGGCTCGTTCTCGAGCGCTGGCGGCACCCTGAAAATGCGCGCCTTCGACACCGAACTGAAGGCCGGCGACCTGTTCCTCAACAACCCGGTGATTGCCGGTGGCATGAGCCGCATGCTGCCGCAGACCTTTCGTGGCGTCAGCCTGACCAACCACAGCTTCGATGGCTGGATGATCGAAGGTGGCCAGGCCAGTTTCACCAAGCCGTACAACGAAAGCGGCCGCCAGCGCATCGGCACGTCCTACGGCAAACTGGCGAGCGGCGACGAAAGCCAGCACCTGAACTGGGCCGGGGTGGCCTGGAGCGGCTTGCCGGGGCTGACCAGCAGCCTGTATGCGTCCGAACTCAAGAACATCTGGAACCAGTACTACTACGACCTCGACTACACCTACGCGGTCAACGAGCTGGTCAGCCTGAACCCGGGCCTGCACTACTATCACACCCAGGACACCGGCGATTCGCTGCTGGGCAAGATCGACAACAACACCTACAGCCTGCACTTCACCGTCGGCGTTGGTAACCACAGCGTCACCGCCGCGTATCAGCGGGTGAACGGCAACACGCCGTTCGACTACATCTCCCAGGGCGACAGCATCTACCTCGACAACTCCCAGCAGTACTCGGACTTCAACGGCCCGAACGAACGCTCCTGGAAACTCAAGTACGCCTACGACTTCGCCGGCCTCGGCTTCCCGGGCCTGACCTCGGCCGTGTCGTACTCGCGTGGCGAACTGGACCTGAGCAAGGTCGATCCGCAGAGCCGTGGTTACGCAGCCTGGTACAACCAGAACGGCGAGCACGCCAAACACTGGGAACGTGACCTGGACCTCAAGTACGTGGTTCAGGCCGGCGCGGCCAAGGATCTGGCGGTCCGCCTGCAATGGGCGACCAACCGTGGTGGCAATGGCTACGGCACGCTTGATCAGGACACCGATGAGTATCGGGTGATCGTCGACTACCCGATGGATGTGTTCTAAACACACCCATCAAAGGGCCAGCATCTTTCGCTGGCCTTTTTTGTGTCCCGGATTTATACATTCTCATCATATGAACACGCATCAATGAACTGATCGCTGCGACGCTGCCCCTCTGTTCGGGCACTACGCTTATACCGTCCCTCCAGCAGAAATCAGAACCATGACTGTGAGCCGCACGCCCCTCGAGGTTCCGATCAAAACCGGACGCCCCGAACTCATGTTGATCCTCGGCAGCTCTCTGACCGTTATCGCCATCCTCAGCATCGTCACTTTTTTGTTGATCCGCGAACACGCCAACGCCAAACAGTCGGCAACCCGTGGCGCGACCAACATCGTGCAACTGATCGACGCCGATGTACTGCGCAACGTCGAACTCTATGACATGGCGCTGCAAGGCCTGATTACCGCCTCCATGCGCGACGACCTGCAAAAGGTTTCGCCACAGATCCGCCATCTGGTGTTATTCGACCGTGCCAGTACCGCCCGCTTCCGGGGCGACTTCCTGTTGCTGGACAAGCACGGCAATGTCATTGCCGACTCGTCGCGGGTAGACCCTAAGCCCGGCAACTTCGCCGACCGCGATTATTTCCTCGCCCACGTGTTCAGCAAAGACACCGGGATGTTCATCAGCCGCCCGTTCAAGCCCCGTTGCAACTGCGATGACCGGGACCTCTGGCGCATCAGTTTCAGCCGCCGTATCTCCTCCT
Proteins encoded in this region:
- a CDS encoding OprD family porin; the encoded protein is MSITLKLSPLFIAMTAMMAASTQAAETSTSEGFVEGSSLKLTARNYYMNRNRLQRTDDNIEWGQGFIGIFESGYTQGTVGFGIDANAMLGLKLDGGGGTDGSSILPVGSGNGKAPGSFSSAGGTLKMRAFDTELKAGDLFLNNPVIAGGMSRMLPQTFRGVSLTNHSFDGWMIEGGQASFTKPYNESGRQRIGTSYGKLASGDESQHLNWAGVAWSGLPGLTSSLYASELKNIWNQYYYDLDYTYAVNELVSLNPGLHYYHTQDTGDSLLGKIDNNTYSLHFTVGVGNHSVTAAYQRVNGNTPFDYISQGDSIYLDNSQQYSDFNGPNERSWKLKYAYDFAGLGFPGLTSAVSYSRGELDLSKVDPQSRGYAAWYNQNGEHAKHWERDLDLKYVVQAGAAKDLAVRLQWATNRGGNGYGTLDQDTDEYRVIVDYPMDVF